In a genomic window of uncultured Flavobacterium sp.:
- the carB gene encoding carbamoyl-phosphate synthase large subunit gives MPKDTSIKSVLIIGSGPIVIGQACEFDYAGSQSARSIREEGIEVILINSNPATIMTDPSMADHIYLKPLTTKSIIEILKEHPQIDAVLPTMGGQTALNLCLEAEEKGIWQDFGVKLIGVDVNAINITEDREQFKQLLERINVPTAPAKTATSYLEGKEIAQEFGFPLVIRPSFTLGGTGAAIVYKKEDFDELLTRGLEASPIHEVLIDKALMGWKEYELELLRDKNDNVVIICSIENMDPMGIHTGDSITVAPAMTLSDTTFQKLRDYAILMMRSIGNFAGGCNVQFAVSPDEKEDIVAIEINPRVSRSSALASKATGYPIAKIASKLALGYNLDELQNQITKSTSALFEPTLDYVIVKIPRWNFDKFEGADRTLGLQMKSVGEVMGIGRSFQEALHKATQSLEIKRNGLGADGKGYKNYEQIIEKLTFASWDRVFVIYDAIAMGIPLSRIHEITKIDMWFLKQYEELYTLEKEISNYKVSNLPKELLLEAKQKGFADRQIAHMVNCLESEVHTLRMDQNINRVFKLVDTCAAEFKAKTPYYYSTFEAEIEKANGERYVDNESIVTDKKKIIVLGSGPNRIGQGIEFDYSCVHGVLAAKECGYETIMINCNPETVSTDFDTADKLYFEPVFWEHIYDIIQHEKPEGVIVQLGGQTALKLAEKLSKYGVKIIGTSFDALDLAEDRGRFSDLLRELHIPFPQFGIAETADEASALADTLDFPLLIRPSYVLGGQGMKIVINKKELEEHVINLLKTIPGNKLLLDHYLAGAIEAEADAICDADGNVYIIGIMEHIEPCGVHSGDSNATLPPFNLGEFVMQQIKDHTFKIARALKTVGLINIQFAIKDDTVYIIEANPRASRTVPFIAKAYGEPYVNYATKVMLGHNKVTDFDFNPQLKGYAIKQPVFSFSKFHNVNKALGPEMKSTGESILFIDDLKDDQFYELYSRRKMYLSK, from the coding sequence ATGCCTAAAGACACATCAATAAAATCAGTTTTAATAATAGGTTCAGGACCTATTGTTATTGGACAAGCTTGCGAATTTGATTATGCAGGATCTCAATCTGCACGTTCTATTCGTGAAGAAGGAATTGAAGTTATCTTGATAAACTCAAATCCAGCGACAATTATGACCGACCCAAGTATGGCCGATCACATTTACTTGAAACCATTAACTACAAAATCGATAATTGAAATTCTAAAGGAACATCCACAAATTGATGCTGTTTTACCTACAATGGGTGGACAAACGGCTTTGAACTTGTGTTTGGAAGCTGAAGAAAAAGGAATCTGGCAGGATTTTGGAGTAAAATTAATTGGAGTTGACGTTAACGCAATTAATATTACTGAAGACAGAGAGCAGTTTAAACAACTTCTTGAAAGAATTAATGTACCAACTGCGCCTGCAAAAACTGCTACTTCTTACTTAGAAGGAAAAGAAATTGCTCAGGAATTTGGTTTTCCATTAGTAATTCGTCCTTCGTTTACACTTGGAGGAACTGGAGCTGCAATTGTTTACAAAAAAGAAGATTTTGATGAGCTTTTAACTCGTGGTCTTGAAGCATCACCAATTCATGAAGTTTTGATCGACAAAGCTTTAATGGGATGGAAAGAATATGAGTTAGAACTTTTAAGAGATAAAAACGATAATGTTGTAATCATTTGTTCAATCGAAAACATGGATCCAATGGGAATTCATACCGGAGATTCGATTACAGTTGCACCAGCAATGACATTATCTGACACAACTTTCCAAAAATTACGTGATTATGCAATCTTAATGATGCGTAGTATCGGAAATTTTGCCGGAGGTTGTAACGTACAATTCGCAGTTTCACCAGACGAAAAAGAAGACATCGTAGCAATCGAGATTAATCCTCGTGTATCTCGTTCTTCTGCTTTAGCATCTAAAGCGACTGGTTATCCAATTGCTAAAATTGCTTCTAAACTTGCTTTAGGATACAATCTTGATGAATTACAAAATCAAATTACAAAATCTACTTCGGCTCTTTTCGAACCGACTTTAGACTATGTAATCGTAAAAATACCACGTTGGAACTTTGACAAATTCGAAGGTGCTGACAGAACTTTAGGTCTTCAAATGAAATCTGTTGGTGAAGTAATGGGAATTGGACGTTCGTTCCAGGAAGCTTTACACAAAGCAACTCAATCTCTTGAAATTAAGAGAAATGGTTTAGGTGCTGACGGAAAAGGATATAAAAACTACGAACAAATTATCGAGAAACTAACTTTTGCAAGTTGGGATCGTGTTTTTGTAATTTATGATGCAATCGCAATGGGAATTCCGTTGAGCCGTATTCATGAAATCACAAAAATCGATATGTGGTTCTTAAAACAATACGAAGAACTTTATACTTTAGAGAAAGAAATTTCGAACTATAAAGTATCAAATCTTCCTAAAGAACTTTTGCTTGAAGCGAAACAAAAAGGTTTTGCTGACAGACAAATTGCTCACATGGTAAATTGTCTTGAAAGCGAAGTACATACTTTACGTATGGATCAAAATATCAACCGTGTGTTTAAATTGGTTGATACTTGTGCGGCTGAGTTTAAAGCAAAAACACCTTACTACTACTCTACTTTTGAAGCTGAAATCGAAAAAGCAAACGGTGAGCGTTATGTAGACAATGAAAGTATTGTAACTGATAAAAAGAAAATCATCGTTCTTGGTTCTGGACCAAACAGAATTGGACAAGGAATTGAGTTTGATTATTCTTGTGTACACGGAGTTTTGGCCGCGAAAGAATGTGGTTACGAAACAATCATGATCAACTGTAACCCTGAAACGGTTTCAACTGATTTTGATACAGCTGATAAATTATATTTCGAGCCTGTTTTCTGGGAACATATATACGACATCATTCAGCACGAAAAACCAGAAGGTGTAATTGTTCAATTAGGTGGACAAACAGCTTTGAAATTAGCCGAGAAATTATCTAAATACGGAGTAAAAATCATCGGAACTAGTTTTGACGCACTTGATTTAGCGGAAGACAGAGGACGTTTCTCAGATTTATTGAGAGAATTACATATTCCTTTCCCACAATTCGGAATTGCTGAAACTGCTGACGAAGCTTCTGCTCTTGCAGATACCTTAGACTTCCCATTATTGATTCGTCCTTCTTATGTATTAGGCGGTCAGGGAATGAAAATTGTAATCAACAAAAAAGAACTTGAAGAACACGTTATCAACTTATTGAAAACGATTCCAGGAAACAAATTACTTTTAGATCATTATTTGGCCGGAGCAATCGAAGCTGAAGCTGATGCAATTTGTGACGCTGACGGAAATGTTTACATCATAGGAATTATGGAGCATATCGAACCTTGCGGAGTTCACTCTGGAGATAGTAACGCTACTTTACCTCCTTTTAACTTAGGAGAATTCGTAATGCAACAAATTAAAGATCATACTTTTAAAATCGCAAGAGCACTGAAAACAGTTGGTTTAATCAACATTCAGTTTGCTATAAAAGATGATACAGTTTATATTATCGAAGCAAATCCAAGAGCTTCAAGAACGGTACCGTTTATTGCAAAAGCTTACGGAGAGCCCTATGTAAACTACGCTACAAAAGTAATGTTAGGACATAATAAAGTAACTGACTTTGATTTTAATCCGCAATTAAAAGGATATGCGATCAAACAACCGGTTTTCTCTTTCAGCAAATTCCATAATGTTAACAAAGCATTAGGACCAGAAATGAAATCAACTGGAGAAAGTATCTTGTTTATTGATGACTTAAAAGACGATCAATTCTACGAATTGTACTCTAGAAGAAAAATGTATTTGAGTAAATAA